A region from the Nostoc sp. HK-01 genome encodes:
- a CDS encoding antibiotic biosynthesis monooxygenase has protein sequence MNSAQFNVEYHVTAVITHLIKVGREEEYEEWMRGIIPVARTFPGHLGVNVLRPQKGVHSEYIIVLHFDHHKNLQAWLESDVRQELIERAKPLIQAPEDVQILTGLETWFELPRRSQKSPPKRYKMVLLTWLGVFVTISIVSRLLSPLLTPLPMLLAQVITIGVVVWILTYLLMPQLTRFFYKWLYPTT, from the coding sequence ATGAATAGCGCTCAATTTAATGTTGAATACCATGTTACGGCCGTGATTACTCATTTAATCAAAGTAGGTCGAGAGGAAGAATATGAGGAATGGATGCGCGGTATTATTCCCGTAGCGAGGACTTTTCCAGGACACTTGGGAGTGAATGTTCTCAGACCCCAAAAAGGTGTGCATTCAGAGTACATCATTGTCCTCCATTTTGATCACCACAAGAATCTACAAGCATGGTTAGAGTCAGATGTGCGCCAGGAGTTGATTGAACGGGCTAAACCCTTGATTCAAGCACCGGAGGATGTACAAATTCTCACTGGTTTAGAAACTTGGTTTGAATTGCCTAGACGCTCTCAAAAATCTCCACCAAAGCGTTACAAAATGGTGTTATTGACTTGGTTAGGAGTGTTTGTAACAATCTCAATTGTCAGTCGTTTACTCAGTCCTTTATTGACACCTTTACCCATGTTGCTGGCACAAGTGATTACTATCGGTGTTGTGGTTTGGATATTAACTTATCTGTTAATGCCTCAGTTAACAAGATTTTTTTACAAGTGGCTATATCCCACTACCTAA
- a CDS encoding peptidase S8/S53 encodes MPINDTSKALLSHNGLNSHLLSSADTFHTENKSNSYLSSSSYYQTSNAKTSTATTKNYSSTTGSGLVNAAAAVAKAAGKSTFADVPNSGGNNWGADLVNAPEAWNNGYTGKGVVVAVIDTGVDYNHDDLKNNIWTNTKEIAGNGIDDDGNGYIDDVRGWNFNDNNNNTLDKNGHGTHVSGTIAGEKNNYGVTGIAYNAKIMPVKVLNDSGSGSYSAIANGIYYAANNGANVINLSLGGSFSNKTLQNAIEYANRKGVVVVMAAGNDGSSQPNYPARYAKNTGIAVGAVDRNNNLANFSNRSGTNQLAYVTAPGVDVYSTVPNNQYASYSGTSMASPHVAGVVALMLSANRSLTPAQVRQIITDTAGNNTQAATTSSKNAAISTSSIKQQAIASSNYQLSNSTFKVDNSSLSDIHASAKLTNHAAATSSATQFHYYNNGISIKSYNSTDEETPNDSPTDSPTNGNNGDLGKFLDRLDQLQKQLDEYRRFLGLSNS; translated from the coding sequence ATGCCCATTAATGATACTAGTAAAGCATTACTTTCTCATAACGGGCTAAACTCACATCTACTCTCCTCAGCAGATACTTTTCATACTGAAAATAAATCTAATTCGTATCTTAGTAGCAGTAGTTATTACCAAACTAGCAATGCAAAAACAAGTACAGCAACTACTAAAAACTATAGTTCCACTACTGGATCTGGGTTAGTAAATGCAGCGGCGGCTGTGGCTAAAGCTGCGGGTAAAAGTACCTTTGCAGATGTTCCCAATTCAGGAGGTAATAACTGGGGGGCTGACCTTGTAAACGCTCCAGAAGCTTGGAATAATGGGTATACAGGAAAGGGTGTTGTTGTTGCGGTTATAGATACTGGGGTTGATTACAATCACGATGATCTAAAAAATAATATTTGGACTAATACTAAAGAAATTGCTGGTAATGGCATAGATGATGATGGCAATGGTTATATTGATGATGTTCGTGGTTGGAATTTTAACGATAACAATAACAACACCTTAGACAAAAACGGCCACGGTACTCATGTATCTGGAACTATTGCAGGAGAAAAAAATAATTATGGTGTAACTGGTATTGCTTATAATGCCAAAATTATGCCAGTAAAAGTTTTAAATGACTCTGGTTCTGGTTCTTATAGTGCGATCGCAAATGGCATTTATTATGCAGCGAATAATGGCGCTAATGTGATCAACCTCAGCCTAGGTGGTAGTTTTTCTAACAAGACTCTGCAAAATGCAATTGAGTATGCCAATCGTAAAGGCGTAGTGGTGGTGATGGCGGCTGGTAATGATGGCAGTTCTCAACCAAATTATCCGGCTCGTTACGCCAAAAATACAGGAATTGCTGTGGGTGCAGTGGATAGAAACAATAACTTGGCTAATTTTTCTAATCGCTCTGGAACAAATCAACTTGCTTATGTTACAGCCCCAGGAGTTGATGTCTATTCCACAGTGCCAAATAATCAGTATGCTTCTTACAGTGGTACATCTATGGCAAGTCCTCACGTAGCTGGAGTAGTTGCGTTGATGTTGAGTGCTAACCGTAGCTTAACTCCTGCACAGGTTCGGCAAATCATTACAGATACCGCCGGAAATAATACCCAAGCTGCAACTACTAGTTCTAAGAATGCTGCAATTAGCACTAGCTCAATAAAACAGCAAGCGATCGCATCATCTAATTATCAACTATCAAATTCCACTTTCAAGGTTGACAATAGCTCTTTGTCAGATATCCACGCTTCTGCTAAACTTACTAACCACGCTGCTGCAACTAGTTCTGCGACTCAGTTCCACTACTACAACAACGGTATCAGTATTAAGAGTTACAACAGTACCGATGAAGAAACTCCAAATGATAGCCCAACTGATAGTCCTACCAATGGTAATAATGGTGATCTGGGCAAATTTTTAGATCGGCTAGATCAACTGCAAAAACAACTAGACGAATACCGCCGATTTTTGGGCTTATCTAATAGCTAA
- a CDS encoding dihydrouridine synthase TIM-barrel protein nifR3: MLTLSPSLQARLSQPLKIGSFEVKSRVLQSPLSGVTDLVFRRLVRRYAPDSMMYTEMVNATGLHYVKQLPKIMEVDPNERPISIQLFDCRPDFLAEAAIKAVAEGADTVDINMGCPVNKITKNGGGSSLLRQPEVAEAIVREVVKAVDVPVTVKTRIGWNDKEITILDFAKRMEDAGAKMITVHGRTRAQGYNGNARWEWIARVKEVLSIPVIGNGDIFSVEAAVRCLEETGADGVMCSRGTLGYPFLVGEVDHFLKTGELLAPPTPIQRLECARDHLQALWEYKGDRGVRQARKHMTWYAKGFVGAAELRGQLSLIETVQQGLDLIDRATDKLASGYELLEEATNFQMA, translated from the coding sequence ATGCTTACTCTGTCTCCTAGCCTGCAAGCTAGACTCTCCCAACCTTTAAAAATCGGCTCTTTTGAAGTTAAAAGCCGGGTTCTGCAATCGCCTTTATCTGGGGTGACAGATTTGGTGTTTCGTCGTCTGGTGCGTCGCTATGCACCAGATTCGATGATGTATACCGAAATGGTCAACGCCACGGGACTGCACTATGTGAAGCAGTTACCTAAAATCATGGAAGTTGACCCCAACGAACGCCCAATTAGCATTCAGTTATTTGACTGTCGCCCTGATTTTTTAGCCGAAGCTGCTATTAAAGCTGTGGCTGAAGGGGCTGATACTGTTGATATTAATATGGGATGTCCGGTAAATAAAATTACCAAAAATGGTGGTGGTTCTTCGCTGTTGCGTCAGCCGGAAGTTGCTGAAGCAATTGTGCGGGAAGTGGTGAAAGCTGTGGATGTACCAGTCACAGTCAAAACCCGGATTGGCTGGAATGACAAGGAAATCACTATTCTCGACTTTGCCAAGCGGATGGAAGATGCTGGGGCGAAAATGATTACTGTGCATGGACGCACCCGCGCTCAAGGTTACAATGGTAACGCCCGTTGGGAATGGATAGCGCGTGTGAAAGAGGTGCTGTCGATACCTGTAATTGGCAATGGCGATATATTTTCTGTGGAAGCAGCGGTGAGATGCTTAGAAGAAACTGGCGCTGATGGTGTGATGTGTTCGCGCGGAACTTTGGGTTATCCCTTTTTGGTAGGCGAAGTTGACCACTTTTTGAAAACAGGGGAACTTTTAGCGCCACCAACGCCCATTCAGCGCTTAGAATGCGCCAGAGATCATTTACAAGCTTTATGGGAATATAAAGGCGATCGCGGTGTCCGTCAAGCCCGTAAACACATGACTTGGTACGCTAAAGGATTCGTCGGTGCAGCCGAGTTGCGCGGACAGTTAAGTTTAATTGAAACAGTCCAGCAAGGTTTAGATTTAATTGACCGCGCCACTGACAAATTAGCATCCGGCTATGAACTGCTAGAAGAAGCCACTAATTTTCAAATGGCATAA